One part of the Pseudoliparis swirei isolate HS2019 ecotype Mariana Trench chromosome 6, NWPU_hadal_v1, whole genome shotgun sequence genome encodes these proteins:
- the svip gene encoding small VCP/p97-interacting protein has protein sequence MGMCLSCFGGAADDVVVTPDPEMRRRQLAEAAEKRQKETTYRGVKNPDAVERKKKKQEEIEKQAMTTSVSGGGGGLKWQVG, from the exons ATGGGGATGTGCTTGTCGTGCTTTGGTGGGGCAGCGGACGACGTGGTCGTCACTCCGGATCCA gagatgaggagacgacaGTTAGCTGAGGCCGCTGAGAAGAGGCAAAAAGAG ACAACATACCGGGGTGTTAAAAATCCAGACGCTGtcgagaggaaaaagaaaaaacaggaagAGATTGAAAAACAGGCGATGACCACCTCGGTGtctggtggcggcggcgggttGAAG TGGCAGGTAGGATGA